The following proteins are co-located in the Conyzicola lurida genome:
- a CDS encoding mandelate racemase/muconate lactonizing enzyme family protein, with protein MTTITRVTTTPLTAGMPRPWVPSAPWLHLVRVDVECSDGVTGTGFSWTPTIGAAAVRALLDTDIAEFVVGREADARSLWPQLWRHLHEAGGGGITTIAMAGIDLALWDAAGQRSSLGLADAVGRVRWRVGVYGSGVNLHYPLDELVAQTRRWVDTGYDAVKIKVGKPDLAEDLDRVAAVREVLGPHRQLMIDANQRWDLPTAITALAELERFDPHWIEEPLRSDDTLGYVELRRSTSVPVAMGENVHTAFRVRELADLGAADILQPNVVRVGGITPFLEIAALVDDAGLVLAPHLLPELSGQLAMAIAQETRIERVEDADLDTLGLLAAPSPVVFAGATLTAPGAAGTGIRLVTQSPSGADNDTHAPHSPATSPAPTEAS; from the coding sequence GTGACCACGATCACCCGCGTCACCACGACCCCGCTGACCGCGGGCATGCCGCGGCCGTGGGTACCGAGCGCGCCCTGGCTGCACCTCGTGCGGGTCGACGTCGAGTGTTCCGACGGGGTGACCGGCACCGGGTTCTCCTGGACCCCGACGATCGGCGCCGCCGCGGTGCGCGCGCTGCTCGACACCGATATCGCCGAGTTCGTCGTCGGGCGTGAGGCCGACGCGCGGTCGCTCTGGCCGCAGCTCTGGCGCCACCTGCACGAGGCCGGAGGTGGCGGCATCACCACGATCGCGATGGCCGGCATCGACCTCGCCCTCTGGGACGCGGCCGGCCAGCGCTCGTCGCTCGGCCTCGCCGACGCGGTCGGGCGTGTGCGCTGGAGGGTCGGCGTCTACGGCAGCGGCGTCAACCTGCACTACCCGCTCGACGAGCTCGTCGCGCAGACGCGGCGCTGGGTCGACACCGGCTACGACGCCGTCAAGATCAAGGTCGGCAAACCGGATCTCGCCGAAGACCTCGACCGCGTCGCCGCCGTGCGCGAGGTGCTCGGGCCGCACCGGCAGCTGATGATCGACGCCAACCAGCGCTGGGACCTGCCGACCGCCATCACCGCCCTCGCCGAACTCGAGCGCTTCGACCCGCACTGGATCGAGGAGCCGCTGCGCTCGGACGACACCCTCGGCTACGTCGAACTGCGCCGCTCGACGAGCGTGCCCGTCGCCATGGGCGAGAACGTGCACACCGCCTTCCGGGTCCGCGAGCTCGCCGACCTCGGCGCCGCGGACATCCTGCAGCCCAACGTCGTGCGCGTCGGCGGCATCACGCCGTTCCTCGAGATCGCCGCACTGGTCGACGACGCCGGGCTCGTGCTCGCCCCGCACCTGCTGCCCGAACTGAGCGGCCAGCTCGCGATGGCGATCGCGCAGGAGACCCGCATCGAACGGGTCGAGGACGCCGACCTCGACACCCTCGGCCTGCTCGCCGCGCCGAGCCCGGTGGTGTTCGCCGGGGCCACGCTTACCGCGCCCGGTGCCGCCGGAACCGGCATCCGGCTCGTCACCCAGTCGCCGTCAGGCGCTGACAATGACACGCACGCACCGCACTCCCCCGCCACCTCGCCCGCTCCTACGGAGGCCTCATGA
- a CDS encoding M24 family metallopeptidase: MAVRPDGGLTTATDRAAKRQRLLGVLDGADADELVLTSHGAIAWYLGGTRTHTSLAGDPLLAVVVGRDGDTVVLYSNERARLEAEELPDDVTVVEVPWYEPLALPAGPRVVRESEVAHRLRTARAALLPVELDAYRELGRECAEVTTVVLGAARSDDSEREIAAALGAGLIARGIDPLVLLVAGRDRLGHRHPLPTAAPLGDRAMAVVCGRRDGLVANLTRWVRFGPARADESDAEARIREVEAAFFAATVPGATLGEVLAAGTAAYGSNGFDPEEWRRHHQGGAAGYNGRDPRATPGAADPIHLGQAFAWNPTAPGAKIEDTVLLAADGIEVLTVDPAWPTVTVGGIRRPIELERP; this comes from the coding sequence ATGGCGGTTCGACCCGACGGCGGACTCACCACCGCCACCGACCGCGCCGCCAAGCGCCAGCGACTGCTCGGCGTGCTCGACGGGGCAGACGCCGACGAGCTCGTGCTCACCAGCCACGGCGCGATCGCCTGGTATCTGGGCGGCACCCGCACGCACACCAGCCTCGCCGGCGACCCGCTGCTCGCGGTGGTCGTGGGCCGCGACGGCGACACCGTCGTGCTCTACTCCAACGAGCGCGCCCGCCTCGAGGCCGAGGAACTTCCCGACGACGTGACCGTGGTCGAGGTGCCCTGGTACGAGCCGCTCGCGCTGCCGGCCGGCCCGCGGGTGGTCCGCGAGAGCGAGGTGGCGCACCGGCTGCGCACGGCCCGCGCCGCGCTGCTGCCGGTGGAGCTCGACGCCTACCGCGAGCTCGGCCGCGAGTGCGCCGAGGTGACGACCGTCGTGCTGGGCGCGGCCCGCAGCGACGACAGCGAGCGCGAGATCGCGGCGGCCCTCGGCGCCGGCCTCATCGCGCGCGGCATCGACCCGCTGGTGCTGCTGGTCGCGGGTCGCGACCGTCTCGGCCACCGTCATCCGCTGCCCACGGCGGCCCCTCTCGGCGACCGGGCGATGGCCGTCGTCTGCGGCCGCCGCGACGGGCTCGTCGCCAACCTCACCCGCTGGGTGCGCTTCGGGCCCGCGCGTGCCGACGAGAGCGATGCCGAGGCGCGCATCCGCGAGGTCGAGGCGGCCTTCTTCGCCGCGACGGTGCCGGGCGCGACGCTCGGCGAGGTGCTCGCCGCGGGAACCGCCGCCTACGGCAGCAACGGCTTCGACCCCGAGGAGTGGCGCCGCCACCACCAAGGGGGAGCTGCCGGCTACAACGGCCGCGACCCTCGGGCCACGCCCGGCGCCGCAGACCCCATCCACCTCGGGCAGGCCTTCGCCTGGAACCCCACCGCCCCGGGCGCGAAGATCGAAGACACCGTGCTGCTCGCCGCCGACGGCATCGAGGTGCTCACCGTCGATCCCGCCTGGCCGACCGTGACCGTGGGCGGGATCCGCCGCCCCATCGAACTGGAGAGACCATGA
- a CDS encoding NAD-dependent epimerase/dehydratase family protein, translated as MRILVTGGAGRLGRSTLSTLEAAGHEVVSIDRATAPGFTGRQLDIDLAHPTAFADLVAAEAPDAIVHLAAIAVPFSAPEADILSTNSRLAFTVLDAARQHGVARVLAASSPTVIGYGSPTGWRPDYLPLDERHPARPWNAYALSKQLVENTVAMFARQATSTIFGAFRPCFVISPGEWAGEPTQQGHTVVDRLNDPSLAAVSLFNYVDARDAADFVLAWVERAGAAENGEVFFVGADDALALDSLDRLLPYPEAAALTGTAPAFSSRHAAERLGWAPTRSWRTELAPGQRALLRSPDHARPTTDHRPATESSHP; from the coding sequence ATGAGAATTCTGGTTACCGGCGGCGCGGGCCGACTCGGCCGCTCGACGCTGTCCACGCTGGAGGCCGCCGGCCACGAGGTCGTCAGCATCGACCGCGCCACCGCCCCCGGTTTCACCGGCCGGCAGCTCGACATCGACCTGGCCCACCCGACCGCGTTCGCGGATCTCGTGGCGGCCGAAGCGCCCGACGCGATCGTGCATCTCGCGGCGATCGCCGTGCCGTTCTCGGCGCCGGAGGCCGACATCCTGAGCACCAATTCGCGACTCGCGTTCACGGTGCTCGACGCCGCCCGCCAGCACGGGGTCGCCCGCGTACTGGCCGCGTCGAGCCCGACCGTGATCGGCTACGGCAGCCCCACCGGCTGGCGGCCCGACTACCTGCCCCTCGACGAGCGGCACCCGGCCCGGCCGTGGAACGCCTACGCGCTGTCGAAACAGCTCGTGGAGAACACGGTCGCGATGTTCGCCCGCCAGGCGACATCCACAATCTTCGGCGCCTTCCGCCCGTGCTTCGTGATCTCGCCCGGCGAGTGGGCGGGCGAACCCACGCAGCAGGGCCACACCGTCGTCGACCGCCTGAACGATCCCTCGCTCGCCGCCGTCTCGCTGTTCAACTACGTCGACGCGCGGGACGCCGCCGACTTCGTGCTGGCCTGGGTCGAGCGCGCGGGCGCCGCCGAGAACGGCGAGGTCTTCTTCGTCGGGGCGGATGACGCGCTGGCGCTGGACTCCCTCGACAGGCTGCTGCCCTACCCGGAGGCCGCCGCCCTCACCGGCACGGCCCCGGCGTTCAGCTCGCGGCACGCCGCCGAGCGGCTCGGGTGGGCGCCGACCCGTTCCTGGCGCACCGAACTCGCTCCCGGGCAGCGCGCTCTGCTGCGTTCCCCCGACCACGCCCGCCCCACAACCGACCACCGCCCCGCGACCGAATCGAGCCACCCGTGA
- a CDS encoding Gfo/Idh/MocA family protein has translation MTDSVRERYALIGTGSRAHMYLDAIRGDHADVAELVAWSDTNPGRLDLYQGEFVASGTPVPLRFTPDELERTIVEQRIDRVIVTSPDFTHADFVSRSLLAGADVVVEKPITINAEGLRQIADAIERSGHSVVTTFNYRYSPRNSALRELIQSGAIGDVTSVHFEWVLDTVHGADYFRRWHRDKENSGGLLIHKASHHFDLVNWWIDAAPRRVFASGGLRFYGADNAAARGLGARTPRNTGAGDPFVLDLAADERLKALYLDNEHYDGYVRDRDVFDAGITIEDNLALLVDYDNGATMSYSLNAHSPWEGYRVMVNGTLGRAELEVIERGAVLVGEDGVVVVDPSATPLAASSGNLRPEGEHLLLQRHWEAAVEVPIPDGIGSHGGGDAYLLDHVFNRVTTDPLGRPAGYADGVKAVSVGIAGNLSLATEAPVLIESLGV, from the coding sequence GTGACTGACTCCGTGCGCGAACGCTACGCGCTCATCGGCACCGGAAGCCGTGCCCACATGTACCTCGACGCGATCCGCGGCGACCACGCCGACGTGGCCGAACTCGTGGCGTGGAGCGACACCAACCCCGGGCGACTCGACCTCTACCAGGGCGAGTTCGTCGCGAGCGGCACACCGGTGCCGCTGCGCTTCACGCCCGACGAGCTCGAGCGCACCATCGTCGAGCAACGCATCGACCGCGTGATCGTCACCTCGCCCGACTTCACGCACGCCGATTTCGTCTCGCGGTCGCTGCTCGCCGGCGCCGACGTGGTGGTCGAGAAGCCGATCACGATCAACGCCGAGGGTCTGCGCCAGATCGCCGACGCGATCGAGCGGAGCGGCCACAGCGTCGTCACGACGTTCAACTACCGCTACAGCCCGCGCAACTCGGCGCTGCGCGAACTGATCCAGTCGGGGGCGATCGGCGATGTGACGAGCGTGCACTTCGAGTGGGTGCTCGACACCGTGCACGGTGCGGACTACTTCCGCCGCTGGCACCGCGACAAGGAGAACTCGGGCGGGCTGCTGATCCACAAGGCGTCGCACCACTTCGACCTGGTCAACTGGTGGATCGACGCGGCCCCGCGGCGCGTGTTCGCGAGCGGAGGGCTGCGCTTCTACGGCGCGGACAACGCCGCCGCACGCGGTCTCGGCGCCCGCACGCCACGCAACACCGGCGCCGGCGACCCGTTCGTGCTCGACCTCGCCGCCGACGAACGACTCAAGGCGCTCTACCTCGACAACGAGCACTACGACGGGTACGTGCGCGACCGCGACGTGTTCGACGCGGGCATCACGATCGAGGACAACCTCGCGCTGCTCGTCGACTACGACAACGGGGCGACGATGTCGTACTCGCTCAACGCGCACAGCCCGTGGGAGGGCTACCGCGTGATGGTGAACGGAACGCTCGGACGGGCCGAACTCGAGGTGATCGAGCGCGGCGCCGTGCTGGTCGGCGAGGACGGGGTCGTGGTGGTGGATCCGAGCGCGACGCCGCTCGCGGCATCCAGCGGAAATCTGCGGCCCGAGGGCGAGCACCTGCTGCTGCAGCGCCACTGGGAGGCTGCGGTCGAGGTGCCGATTCCCGACGGTATCGGCAGCCACGGCGGCGGCGACGCGTACCTGCTCGACCACGTGTTCAACCGCGTCACGACCGACCCGCTCGGCCGGCCGGCCGGGTACGCCGACGGGGTCAAGGCGGTGTCGGTGGGCATCGCGGGCAACCTGTCGCTCGCGACCGAGGCGCCCGTGCTGATCGAGTCGCTGGGGGTCTAG
- a CDS encoding Gfo/Idh/MocA family protein, translated as MTDTLRAAIIGTGSVAVLHARSIAAIDGAELVAVADVLPGRAAEFAADNAPAAAAYDSFEALFAAHEIDVVHLCTPPGVHRPQAVTAFAHGAHVIAEKPPALSLSELQSMTDAAADADRRFAVVFQQRTGSAADHVKRLLDAGAFGRVLFATCNTLWYRDAEYYAVPWRGRWETEGGGTTLSHGIHQIDLLAYLLGDWRSASAQLWRQDRDVETEDVSTGTILFESGAVASVSTSVVSPRQTSSIRIDTERATIEVDHLYGHDPSHWRITPAPSVGEEEAASWAFGSEVVASGHDALLESVYASLFSGSGLPAVAAEPARALEIVTAFYVSAREERQIGRVRVQSDESLRGALESPVVDNRPGIDG; from the coding sequence ATGACCGACACCCTGCGCGCCGCCATCATCGGAACAGGGTCGGTGGCCGTTCTGCACGCCCGCAGCATCGCCGCGATCGACGGCGCCGAGCTGGTCGCGGTCGCCGACGTGCTGCCCGGCCGTGCCGCCGAGTTCGCGGCTGACAACGCGCCGGCCGCCGCGGCCTACGACTCGTTCGAGGCGCTCTTCGCGGCCCACGAGATCGACGTCGTGCACCTCTGCACCCCGCCCGGAGTGCACCGCCCGCAGGCGGTCACGGCCTTCGCCCACGGCGCCCACGTGATCGCCGAGAAGCCGCCGGCTCTGTCGCTCTCCGAGCTGCAGTCGATGACGGATGCCGCGGCCGACGCCGACCGCCGGTTCGCGGTCGTCTTCCAACAGCGCACCGGCTCGGCCGCCGACCACGTGAAGCGCCTGCTCGACGCGGGAGCGTTCGGGCGGGTGCTGTTCGCCACCTGCAACACGCTCTGGTACCGCGACGCCGAGTACTACGCCGTGCCGTGGCGCGGACGCTGGGAGACCGAGGGCGGCGGCACCACCCTCAGTCACGGCATCCACCAGATCGACCTGCTCGCCTACCTGCTGGGCGACTGGCGCTCGGCCTCGGCCCAGCTCTGGCGGCAGGACCGCGATGTCGAGACCGAGGACGTCTCGACCGGCACCATCCTCTTCGAATCGGGTGCCGTGGCATCCGTCTCGACCAGTGTCGTGTCGCCCCGGCAGACGAGCTCGATCCGCATCGACACCGAGCGGGCGACCATCGAGGTCGATCATCTCTACGGGCACGACCCGTCGCACTGGCGCATCACGCCCGCTCCGTCGGTGGGCGAGGAGGAGGCGGCGAGCTGGGCGTTCGGCAGCGAGGTGGTCGCGAGCGGACACGACGCCCTGCTCGAGAGCGTCTACGCGTCGCTGTTCAGCGGCTCCGGGCTGCCGGCGGTGGCGGCCGAGCCCGCGCGGGCGCTGGAGATCGTCACCGCTTTCTACGTGTCGGCGCGCGAGGAGCGGCAGATCGGCCGCGTCCGGGTGCAGAGCGACGAGTCGCTGCGAGGGGCGCTGGAGTCGCCGGTGGTGGACAACCGGCCCGGAATCGACGGGTGA
- a CDS encoding 5-dehydro-4-deoxyglucarate dehydratase, with translation MSFDGVLFFPVTPFDASGDVSLDVLREHVSTRLDSGPGAVFPACGTGEFHALSVAEALSVTRAAVEVTVGRVPVVAGAGGSLGQARELARGAADAGADALLLLPPYLVGGPIAGLLAYVDDIAAASDLPVIVYHRGTAKFTADAIRELTANPKVVGFKDGIGDVGLAQEIALAVAASGRDDFHLFNGLLTAELTQGAYRAIGIPLYSSAAFAMLPEIALAYYRAYTAGDEVVRQRILREFYLPLVRLRDETPGFGVSLIKAGLRLGGLDVGSVRAPLVDPTPGQTDRLATILAAGRSLAASLDAPAHA, from the coding sequence ATCTCCTTCGACGGCGTCCTGTTCTTCCCCGTCACCCCCTTCGACGCGTCCGGCGACGTATCGCTCGACGTTCTCCGCGAGCACGTGTCGACTCGTCTCGACTCCGGTCCGGGTGCGGTGTTCCCGGCCTGCGGTACCGGCGAGTTCCACGCGCTCTCGGTCGCCGAGGCACTCTCGGTGACCCGCGCCGCGGTCGAGGTGACCGTGGGACGCGTTCCGGTCGTGGCCGGCGCGGGCGGCTCGCTCGGGCAGGCCCGCGAGCTGGCGAGAGGCGCCGCGGACGCTGGAGCCGACGCGCTCCTGCTGCTGCCGCCGTACCTCGTCGGCGGTCCGATCGCGGGGCTCCTGGCCTACGTCGACGACATCGCCGCGGCATCCGACCTGCCCGTCATCGTCTACCACCGCGGTACCGCGAAGTTCACCGCCGATGCCATCCGCGAGCTGACGGCGAACCCGAAGGTCGTCGGCTTCAAGGACGGCATCGGCGACGTCGGACTCGCGCAGGAGATCGCGCTGGCCGTCGCCGCGAGCGGCCGCGACGACTTCCACCTGTTCAACGGCCTGCTCACCGCGGAGCTCACCCAGGGCGCCTACCGCGCCATCGGCATCCCGCTCTACTCGTCGGCGGCGTTCGCGATGCTGCCCGAGATCGCGCTCGCCTACTACCGCGCGTACACCGCCGGCGACGAGGTCGTGCGCCAGCGCATCCTGCGCGAGTTCTACCTGCCGCTCGTGCGGCTGCGCGACGAGACCCCCGGATTCGGCGTCTCGCTCATCAAGGCCGGCCTGCGACTGGGCGGGCTGGATGTCGGATCGGTGCGGGCACCGCTCGTGGACCCGACGCCCGGGCAGACCGACCGTCTCGCCACGATCCTCGCCGCCGGGCGCTCGCTCGCGGCCTCGCTCGACGCCCCGGCACACGCGTGA
- a CDS encoding aldehyde dehydrogenase (NADP(+)): protein MTTRAELDTIVSTASLVAPIVASTTDIERALWLEAVADALDARVDDLVALANEESSLGVPRLTGEVARTTGQLRLFARVVREGSYLDATIDHADPGSTPPSPDLRRVMRPLGPVAVFAASNFPFAFSVAGGDTASALAVGCPVIVKAHPGHPRLSRLTASIVTEALRNADAPDGVFALVEGVETGIDLVNSPAIEAVGFTGSLHGGRALFDVASSRPKPIPFYGELGSLNPVLVTPAAVSADLAAGLAGSFTLGVGQFCTKPGVVFVPQGAGFEALLADAVGTPQPAPMLTPGLAATFAEGLERLQQRAETIVGAQQEPGSGTPVVLATTVADVLADPEALLVECFGPTTLLVRYESVDEALAAIAVIGGTLTATLHAAEGDDVADLADALARVSGRVLFGGWPTGVAVTWAQQHGGPWPSTTSPTHTSVGAAAVRRWVRPVAYQSAPSAVLPPALRDENPLGIPQRVDGVLTLP, encoded by the coding sequence ATGACCACCCGCGCAGAACTCGACACCATCGTCAGCACCGCCTCTCTCGTCGCGCCGATCGTGGCCTCGACCACCGACATCGAGCGCGCGCTCTGGCTGGAAGCCGTCGCGGACGCCCTCGACGCCCGCGTCGACGACCTCGTCGCGCTCGCGAACGAGGAGTCCTCGCTCGGAGTCCCGCGGCTCACCGGCGAGGTCGCCCGCACCACGGGGCAGTTGCGGCTGTTCGCCCGCGTCGTGCGCGAGGGCTCGTACCTCGACGCCACGATCGACCACGCCGACCCCGGGTCGACGCCGCCGTCTCCCGACCTGCGCCGCGTAATGCGCCCGCTCGGACCGGTCGCCGTCTTCGCCGCCTCGAACTTTCCCTTCGCGTTCTCGGTCGCGGGCGGCGACACGGCGAGCGCCCTCGCGGTCGGCTGCCCGGTGATCGTCAAGGCGCACCCGGGCCACCCGCGGCTCTCCCGGCTCACGGCGTCGATCGTGACCGAGGCGCTGAGAAACGCCGACGCGCCCGACGGCGTCTTCGCGCTCGTCGAGGGCGTGGAGACGGGCATCGACCTCGTCAACTCCCCCGCGATCGAGGCCGTCGGGTTCACCGGTTCGCTGCACGGCGGCCGGGCGCTCTTCGACGTCGCGTCGTCGCGGCCCAAGCCGATCCCGTTCTACGGCGAGCTCGGCTCGCTCAACCCCGTGCTGGTCACCCCCGCCGCGGTGAGCGCCGACCTCGCGGCGGGTCTCGCGGGGTCGTTCACGCTCGGGGTCGGGCAGTTCTGCACCAAGCCGGGCGTCGTGTTCGTGCCGCAGGGGGCGGGCTTCGAGGCGCTGCTCGCCGACGCGGTCGGCACCCCGCAGCCCGCGCCGATGCTCACTCCGGGGCTCGCCGCGACCTTCGCCGAGGGTCTCGAGCGCCTGCAGCAGCGCGCCGAGACGATCGTCGGCGCGCAGCAGGAGCCCGGCAGCGGCACCCCTGTCGTCCTCGCCACCACGGTCGCCGACGTGCTCGCCGACCCCGAGGCCCTGCTGGTCGAGTGCTTCGGACCGACGACCCTGCTCGTGCGTTACGAAAGCGTCGATGAGGCTCTCGCTGCGATCGCCGTCATCGGCGGCACCCTCACCGCCACGCTGCACGCCGCCGAGGGCGACGACGTCGCCGATCTCGCCGACGCCCTCGCCCGCGTCTCGGGCCGCGTGCTCTTCGGCGGCTGGCCCACGGGCGTCGCGGTCACCTGGGCACAGCAGCACGGCGGGCCGTGGCCGTCGACCACGAGCCCGACGCACACCTCGGTGGGGGCCGCGGCCGTGCGCCGCTGGGTCCGCCCGGTCGCCTACCAGTCGGCGCCGTCCGCGGTCCTGCCGCCGGCCCTCCGCGACGAGAACCCTCTCGGCATCCCGCAGCGCGTCGACGGGGTGCTCACACTGCCGTAG